One segment of Anatilimnocola aggregata DNA contains the following:
- a CDS encoding ribonucleoside-diphosphate reductase subunit alpha, producing MLLAPHEWLVRKRDARVTTFDLGRIQNAIANAFRAELRLADGQPLDTDLMHEIAAVAQSVADDVGPLASQPNGVDVERIQDLVEMGLMSRGHYRVARTYIIYRAEHAKIRALRSDVPLADEANIPTTTVHVVLEDGSRVPFDQRRARKRLAEAARGLEDVVNVDELLEEVIRSVFDGISVDEIYRAQILASRSRIERDPAFDIVASRLTLNVIYREAFGETPDAKNLQRVHENQFEHYIIDGIRAGRLSNELRELNLTKLAAAMKPERDGQFRYLGVQAIYDRYLLHIDGRRIETPQYFWMRVAMGLALKEDAREERAIQFYEALSTFSFTSATPTLFNSGTPHPQLSSCYLSTVSDDLAHIFKAVSDNALLSKWAGGLGNDWTNVRATNSHIKGTNGRSQGVIPFLKVVNDAAVAVNQGGKRKGAVCSYLETWHLDIEEFLDLRKNTGDDRRRTHDMHTANWIPDLFLKRVKQNAEWTLFSPDEVSDLHDLFGRAFEERYEEYERMADAGDVQLFRRIPAADLWRKMLTRLFETGHPWITFKDPSNIRSPQDHAGVVHSSNLCTEILLNTSETETAVCNLGSVNLGNHIKDGKLDLEKLKTTVSTAVRMLDNVIDINYYPTPEARTSNLRHRPIGLGIMGFQDALHALGISYASEAAVAFADESMEAISYYALSASAQLAAERGQYPTYVGSKWDRGLLPIDTVDVLEQERRDPVLVDRNCSLDWQPVREAIARHGMRNSNVLAIAPTATISTIIGVTQSIEPEYKLLYVKSNLSGEFTQVNEVLVAELKRRGLWDAQMLEEIKYYDGSLQNIGRIPVDLRSRFLTSFEIDPKWLIECAARRQKWIDQGQSLNLYLAEPSGRKLHDMYLLAWSKGLKTTYYLRTLAATQVEKSTVDVNRFGIQPKWMKNRSASSDVEVRREGELTADTGPKQCLITDPTCEACQ from the coding sequence ATGTTGCTTGCCCCGCACGAATGGCTGGTACGGAAACGCGATGCCCGCGTCACGACGTTTGATCTTGGTCGTATTCAAAACGCGATCGCCAATGCGTTCCGCGCCGAGTTGCGACTGGCCGATGGTCAGCCTCTCGATACCGACTTGATGCACGAAATTGCGGCCGTTGCGCAATCCGTCGCCGACGACGTCGGCCCACTCGCCAGCCAGCCGAACGGCGTGGATGTCGAACGGATTCAAGACCTTGTCGAAATGGGACTGATGTCGCGCGGGCATTATCGCGTAGCGCGCACTTACATCATCTACCGCGCGGAACATGCCAAGATTCGCGCCTTGCGCAGCGATGTGCCTCTGGCGGATGAAGCAAACATCCCGACGACCACCGTACATGTTGTGCTCGAAGACGGCTCGCGCGTTCCTTTCGATCAACGTCGCGCTCGCAAGCGACTGGCCGAAGCAGCCCGCGGCTTGGAAGACGTGGTCAACGTCGACGAACTACTGGAAGAAGTGATTCGTAGCGTGTTCGATGGCATTTCGGTCGACGAAATCTATCGCGCTCAGATACTCGCCTCGCGTTCGCGGATTGAACGCGACCCGGCCTTCGATATTGTGGCCTCGCGGCTGACACTCAACGTCATTTATCGCGAAGCGTTCGGCGAAACACCCGACGCAAAGAACCTGCAGCGCGTCCACGAGAATCAATTCGAGCACTATATCATCGATGGGATTCGCGCCGGCCGCTTGTCGAATGAACTGCGCGAACTGAATCTGACTAAGCTCGCCGCGGCGATGAAGCCGGAGCGCGATGGCCAGTTCCGCTACCTCGGTGTGCAAGCGATTTACGACCGCTATCTGCTGCATATCGACGGTCGCCGGATTGAAACGCCGCAATACTTCTGGATGCGCGTGGCAATGGGCCTCGCGCTCAAGGAAGATGCGCGTGAAGAACGTGCAATTCAGTTCTATGAAGCGCTGTCGACGTTCAGCTTTACTTCGGCCACGCCGACGCTGTTTAACTCGGGGACTCCGCACCCACAGCTCAGTTCGTGCTATCTGAGCACCGTGAGCGATGACCTGGCTCACATTTTCAAGGCCGTTTCGGATAATGCGTTGCTCTCGAAGTGGGCTGGTGGACTGGGGAACGATTGGACCAATGTGCGGGCGACGAATTCCCACATTAAGGGAACCAATGGCCGCAGCCAGGGCGTGATTCCATTTTTGAAAGTCGTCAACGATGCAGCTGTCGCTGTGAATCAAGGTGGCAAGCGCAAGGGAGCCGTTTGTTCGTACCTCGAGACGTGGCATCTCGATATCGAAGAGTTTCTCGACCTCCGCAAGAACACCGGTGACGATCGTCGGCGTACGCACGACATGCACACGGCCAACTGGATTCCCGACTTGTTCCTTAAGCGGGTCAAGCAGAACGCCGAATGGACCCTCTTCAGCCCGGATGAAGTCAGCGATCTGCACGACTTGTTTGGCCGCGCGTTCGAAGAGCGTTACGAAGAGTACGAACGAATGGCGGATGCTGGCGACGTGCAACTCTTCCGCCGCATTCCCGCCGCTGACTTGTGGCGCAAGATGCTGACGCGACTGTTCGAAACCGGACATCCGTGGATCACGTTCAAGGATCCATCGAACATCCGTTCGCCGCAGGATCACGCGGGCGTGGTACACAGCAGTAATCTCTGCACCGAAATCCTGCTCAACACTTCGGAAACCGAGACTGCGGTCTGCAATTTGGGTTCCGTGAATCTTGGGAACCATATTAAGGACGGCAAGCTCGATCTGGAAAAATTGAAGACGACCGTGAGCACCGCGGTGCGAATGCTCGATAACGTCATCGACATCAACTATTATCCGACGCCCGAGGCGCGAACTTCGAACCTGCGACACCGGCCTATTGGGCTTGGCATCATGGGCTTTCAAGACGCGCTGCACGCGCTGGGCATCAGCTATGCCAGCGAAGCAGCGGTTGCCTTTGCCGACGAAAGTATGGAAGCCATTTCCTACTACGCGCTATCGGCCTCAGCTCAGCTGGCCGCGGAACGTGGTCAGTATCCGACCTATGTCGGCTCGAAGTGGGACCGCGGCTTGCTGCCAATCGACACGGTCGATGTGCTCGAGCAAGAGCGCCGCGACCCGGTGCTCGTCGACCGCAACTGCTCGCTCGATTGGCAGCCGGTACGCGAGGCGATTGCCAGGCACGGCATGCGCAACAGCAATGTGCTGGCAATTGCTCCCACGGCGACGATCTCGACGATCATCGGCGTCACTCAGTCGATTGAGCCTGAGTACAAGCTGCTGTATGTGAAGAGCAATCTCTCGGGCGAGTTCACGCAGGTGAACGAAGTCCTCGTCGCAGAACTGAAACGCCGCGGCCTGTGGGACGCCCAGATGCTGGAAGAGATTAAGTACTACGATGGTTCGCTGCAGAACATCGGCCGGATTCCCGTCGATCTTCGCAGCCGGTTTCTCACGTCGTTCGAAATCGATCCCAAGTGGCTCATCGAGTGCGCTGCCCGGCGACAGAAGTGGATCGATCAAGGGCAGTCGCTCAACTTGTATCTGGCCGAACCGAGCGGCCGCAAGTTGCACGATATGTACCTGCTCGCCTGGTCGAAGGGTTTGAAGACGACTTACTACCTGCGCACTCTGGCGGCAACCCAAGTGGAAAAATCGACGGTGGACGTGAATCGCTTCGGCATCCAGCCCAAGTGGATGAAAAACCGCAGCGCCTCGAGCGACGTCGAAGTTCGCCGCGAGGGGGAACTCACCGCCGACACAGGCCCCAAGCAGTGCCTCATCACCGACCCAACTTGCGAAGCGTGCCAGTAG
- a CDS encoding PQQ-binding-like beta-propeller repeat protein has product MRWQSDWSASLAVVVAVSLLTGCGQQLPNPDQRSAAATAETVDDEAREVDESPARAIAQPAVKLTSFNAASSDANWSSFRGPSGMGTTAAKGLPLTWSKDENIAWKVEMPGPGASSPIVFGDRIYITCYSGFFVPGEKGDKANLKRHLLALKKSDGSLIWEQKVAAKLPEEDSIRDHGFAASTPAADADHVYVFFGKTGVIAFTHDGKEVWRADVGSKTNKWGSSSSPVLYKDLVFVNASVESETLYALDRKTGEVKWQQKKIRESWNTPVLVIADSGRQELIVSVQGKVLAFNPETGEPLWNCDTDIGWYMVPSVVAADGIVYCLGGRSGNAALAVKAGGSGDVTDTHRLWTSIKGSNVTSPVYLDKHLYWMHEQRGVAYCAKVETGEVTYEERLERAGQVYASALLAEGRVYYLTREGKTFVLEANPQFKQLAVNDLNDRSVFNASPAVDGSRLLIRSNKFLYCVGK; this is encoded by the coding sequence ATGCGTTGGCAAAGTGATTGGTCGGCGTCCCTGGCCGTTGTTGTGGCGGTTTCATTATTGACTGGCTGCGGGCAGCAGTTGCCCAATCCTGACCAGCGCTCAGCGGCGGCTACAGCAGAGACGGTAGATGACGAAGCACGGGAAGTGGACGAGAGCCCGGCACGAGCGATAGCACAACCTGCGGTGAAACTCACTTCGTTTAACGCAGCCTCGTCCGACGCCAACTGGTCTAGCTTTCGCGGACCGAGCGGTATGGGCACGACCGCAGCCAAGGGCTTGCCGCTGACTTGGAGTAAGGACGAAAACATCGCTTGGAAGGTCGAAATGCCCGGCCCGGGAGCATCGAGCCCGATCGTCTTCGGCGACCGAATCTACATAACATGCTATTCAGGCTTCTTCGTCCCCGGCGAGAAAGGGGACAAGGCAAATCTTAAGCGTCACCTGCTCGCGCTGAAAAAGAGTGATGGGAGTTTGATCTGGGAGCAGAAGGTTGCCGCCAAACTGCCCGAAGAAGACAGCATTCGCGATCACGGTTTCGCCGCCAGCACACCTGCTGCCGATGCCGACCACGTTTATGTCTTCTTTGGCAAGACAGGAGTAATTGCCTTCACTCACGATGGCAAGGAAGTCTGGCGGGCTGATGTTGGCAGCAAGACCAACAAGTGGGGCTCGTCGTCATCGCCGGTTCTTTACAAAGACCTCGTATTCGTGAATGCGAGCGTCGAGAGCGAAACGCTTTACGCCCTTGATCGAAAGACGGGCGAAGTGAAGTGGCAGCAGAAAAAAATCCGCGAGTCGTGGAATACTCCAGTGCTGGTGATAGCAGATTCTGGCCGCCAGGAATTAATTGTGTCGGTGCAGGGCAAAGTGCTGGCGTTCAATCCCGAGACCGGTGAACCGCTGTGGAATTGCGACACTGACATCGGTTGGTACATGGTGCCGAGCGTCGTCGCTGCTGATGGAATTGTTTACTGCCTCGGTGGTCGTTCGGGCAACGCCGCCCTCGCAGTGAAGGCCGGTGGCAGTGGCGATGTGACCGATACTCATCGCTTGTGGACGAGCATCAAAGGCTCGAATGTGACGTCCCCCGTTTACCTCGATAAGCACCTGTATTGGATGCACGAGCAGCGGGGCGTGGCTTATTGTGCGAAGGTCGAAACAGGAGAGGTAACTTACGAAGAACGACTCGAACGAGCCGGGCAGGTCTATGCTTCGGCATTGCTGGCTGAAGGGCGCGTGTATTATCTGACTCGCGAGGGTAAAACGTTCGTGCTCGAAGCCAATCCGCAGTTCAAGCAGTTGGCGGTAAACGACCTGAATGACCGAAGCGTATTCAACGCCAGTCCCGCCGTCGATGGTTCGCGGCTGCTGATTCGGAGCAACAAGTTTCTGTATTGTGTGGGTAAGTGA
- a CDS encoding M81 family metallopeptidase, whose protein sequence is MRIGIIALLQESNTFIAQPTTLKHFEQDLLVTGEEVRTRLAGSQHEVGGMFHVLDDAGVEVVPIFAARALPFACIEKAAAEELLQRMFTAYEACGPLDGLLVAPHGATVSEPWPDFDGHWLSELRRLSRPELPIIGTLDPHGNLSPKMVAACNALIAYRTNPHLDQRARGIDAARLMIRTAKGDLQPTMAAAFPPLAINIERQCTHDEPCHSLYKLADEQLNDDQVLTNSIMLGFPYADVEEMGSAMLVVTNNNRPLAQHLANQLAGYLWQHRQDFEGHLISINQALDQAVHMPGPVCLLDMGDNVGGGSPADGTLLAQAINDRAIPDSFVCLYDPAAVQACVAAGVGGKLSVAMGGNTDSLHGAPLVAEVEVLGIYDGKFEETQARHGGFTKMDQGATAVVRTSRGLTCMLTTRRVPPFSLKQITTFGIEPTKYKLLVAKGVNAPLAAYKEVCKSFIKVNTPGCTSADLNSFHYDHRRRPLYPLERDFEWSPV, encoded by the coding sequence ATGCGAATCGGGATCATTGCGCTGTTGCAGGAGTCGAACACCTTCATTGCGCAGCCCACGACGCTGAAGCATTTTGAGCAGGATTTGCTCGTCACCGGCGAAGAGGTTCGCACGCGCCTCGCTGGTTCGCAGCACGAAGTGGGGGGCATGTTTCACGTGCTCGACGATGCGGGCGTGGAAGTGGTTCCCATTTTCGCCGCCCGGGCTCTTCCTTTTGCCTGCATCGAGAAGGCCGCGGCCGAAGAACTGCTGCAGCGAATGTTCACTGCCTACGAAGCGTGCGGTCCACTCGATGGGCTGCTCGTCGCCCCCCACGGAGCCACAGTCAGCGAACCGTGGCCCGACTTCGACGGTCATTGGCTGAGTGAACTTCGCCGCTTATCGCGCCCCGAACTGCCGATCATCGGTACTCTCGACCCGCACGGCAATCTCTCGCCGAAAATGGTCGCGGCCTGCAACGCGCTCATCGCATATCGCACGAATCCCCATCTCGATCAGCGGGCGCGGGGCATCGATGCTGCCCGGCTGATGATTCGCACTGCCAAAGGTGACTTGCAGCCGACAATGGCCGCTGCGTTTCCGCCTCTTGCGATCAATATCGAACGGCAATGTACGCACGACGAGCCGTGCCATTCGTTATATAAGCTGGCTGATGAGCAATTGAACGACGACCAGGTGCTTACTAACAGCATCATGCTGGGCTTCCCCTATGCCGACGTCGAAGAAATGGGCTCCGCGATGCTTGTCGTGACGAACAACAATCGCCCCCTCGCTCAGCATTTGGCCAACCAGTTGGCCGGATATTTGTGGCAACATCGGCAGGATTTCGAAGGGCACTTGATCAGCATCAATCAGGCACTTGATCAGGCCGTGCACATGCCGGGACCGGTTTGTCTGCTCGATATGGGCGACAACGTCGGTGGGGGCTCACCCGCCGATGGGACGTTACTCGCGCAGGCCATCAACGACCGGGCGATTCCCGATTCGTTCGTCTGTCTTTACGATCCGGCGGCCGTGCAGGCCTGCGTGGCTGCTGGCGTCGGTGGCAAGTTGTCGGTCGCGATGGGAGGCAACACCGATTCGTTGCATGGTGCGCCGCTGGTCGCCGAAGTTGAAGTTCTTGGCATCTACGACGGCAAGTTCGAAGAAACGCAAGCGCGCCACGGCGGCTTTACCAAGATGGATCAAGGCGCAACGGCGGTTGTTCGCACCTCGCGCGGGCTGACGTGCATGCTCACGACGCGCCGCGTGCCGCCGTTCAGTCTCAAACAGATTACGACCTTCGGCATCGAGCCAACCAAGTACAAGCTGCTAGTGGCCAAGGGCGTGAACGCGCCGCTGGCCGCCTACAAGGAAGTCTGCAAGAGCTTTATCAAGGTCAACACGCCGGGCTGCACGTCAGCGGATCTGAATTCATTTCACTACGACCATCGTCGCCGACCGCTTTATCCACTCGAACGAGATTTTGAGTGGTCGCCGGTTTGA
- a CDS encoding GGDEF domain-containing protein, translating to MVLWIVIAAVVITLVSALAFTGWRLRAAFAIHEEEAGTQQAAKETLGKLRELAGRVAQQVDEHSHKVEEISDELASLDKPDEQDVLLTVNKLIDVNEHMKQQLQAAEDRLKSQARQIESHAVEARTDPLTQVANRRALEDELRRGVDDYQQRGRPLSVMIIDVDHFKKFNDTHGHQAGDEILRSVARVLRQSTAESNLVARYGGEEFAIVFPGSTFGAAREIAEKARLAIASARFRYEGRELRVTASAGLAELMIGETDVSLVKRADEALYASKHAGRNCAHFNDGFANHAVKLESTRAPTTPAKTGKPVVGDEWLYEPAAEEIAEDDPAAQVSSRPAFFDCMIERLSILKKLPKTKLSLLLVQLDGLERIRTEHGVSAGSIAVRVAAQIFKANLRDLDQISRLEDNTFSLLLPGIQGTDALAIAQRIQSAVARYPLPKRAGVTRVSVAIGVAEASNSDDLQAVLRRARKALDNALLHPAQRLAGLSAQDVTIKLPTATDE from the coding sequence ATGGTCCTCTGGATTGTCATCGCCGCGGTCGTCATCACACTCGTGTCCGCTCTGGCGTTCACGGGCTGGCGGCTGCGCGCGGCGTTTGCCATTCACGAAGAAGAGGCCGGCACTCAGCAAGCAGCGAAAGAAACGCTGGGCAAACTACGAGAATTGGCCGGTCGAGTTGCTCAGCAGGTCGATGAGCATTCGCATAAGGTAGAGGAAATCAGCGACGAGCTCGCCTCGCTTGATAAACCCGATGAACAAGACGTGCTGCTGACCGTCAACAAGTTGATTGACGTTAACGAGCACATGAAGCAGCAACTGCAAGCTGCTGAAGACCGGTTGAAGTCGCAGGCCCGGCAAATTGAATCACATGCTGTCGAAGCCCGCACCGATCCGCTGACGCAGGTCGCCAATCGCCGCGCGCTCGAGGACGAATTGCGGCGCGGTGTGGACGACTATCAGCAACGTGGTCGCCCGTTGTCGGTGATGATTATCGATGTCGACCATTTCAAGAAGTTCAACGATACACATGGCCATCAGGCCGGCGACGAAATCCTCCGCAGCGTGGCGCGCGTGCTGCGGCAGTCAACGGCGGAGTCAAATCTCGTGGCCCGCTACGGCGGCGAAGAGTTCGCCATCGTATTTCCCGGCTCCACGTTCGGCGCGGCGCGCGAAATAGCCGAAAAAGCACGGCTGGCGATTGCCTCGGCCCGCTTTCGCTACGAAGGTCGCGAACTGCGAGTGACCGCTAGCGCCGGCCTGGCCGAACTGATGATCGGCGAGACGGACGTCTCGCTGGTGAAGCGCGCCGATGAAGCGCTCTATGCTTCGAAGCACGCAGGGCGCAATTGTGCCCACTTCAACGATGGCTTTGCCAATCACGCGGTTAAGCTCGAAAGCACCCGCGCCCCGACGACTCCGGCCAAAACCGGCAAACCGGTTGTCGGCGACGAATGGCTCTACGAACCCGCGGCCGAAGAGATCGCGGAAGATGATCCCGCCGCGCAAGTCTCCAGTCGCCCAGCATTTTTCGATTGCATGATCGAGCGTCTCTCGATCTTGAAGAAATTGCCGAAAACCAAGCTGTCGCTGTTGCTAGTGCAACTTGATGGGCTGGAGCGAATTCGTACCGAACACGGCGTCTCAGCTGGCTCGATCGCGGTACGCGTGGCAGCCCAGATCTTTAAAGCCAATCTGCGCGACCTCGATCAGATTTCGCGACTTGAGGACAACACGTTTTCGCTCCTCTTGCCAGGCATTCAGGGGACCGATGCCCTTGCCATTGCTCAGCGCATACAATCGGCTGTGGCCCGTTATCCACTTCCGAAACGTGCCGGCGTGACGCGGGTCTCGGTTGCCATTGGTGTGGCCGAAGCGAGCAATTCCGATGACCTGCAAGCGGTGCTGCGACGAGCTCGCAAAGCTCTCGACAACGCCCTGCTCCATCCCGCACAGCGTCTCGCCGGCCTCAGCGCGCAAGACGTGACCATCAAACTGCCCACAGCAACCGACGAGTAG
- a CDS encoding ornithine cyclodeaminase — protein sequence MPKKTQPAGEVFTERVEVSGHIIDSLILPKILDCITAAGGAFKIDRITVGQARKDPSYALLEVSAPSEQRLQEILAVIADHGAVTVAGADCRLVAADMDGVFPEGFYSSTNQRTEVRLGGQWIDVDLQEMDCGVVVDPQSKTAACRAMTEVRRGELYIVGHAGTRVHPPERQQQQHGFEFMNSPVSTEKPKGVAIRQVAIELVRTKQQGGKSLLVGGPAIVHTGSVEHVCELIRRGYIHRLFAGNALATHDIEQSLFGTSLGVRLDCGDIVEAGHEHHLRAINRVRRWGGIKPAVEMGELKSGIMYECVKYDVPFLLAGSIRDDGPLTDVVTDALEAQRIMREQVRDVSFCLMVATTLHSIAVGNLLPAWVKVVCVDINPSTVIKLGDRGSFQTVGLVTDVEPFFRSLVAEVDRLEKSAS from the coding sequence ATGCCGAAGAAAACTCAGCCGGCTGGCGAAGTCTTTACCGAGCGGGTCGAAGTTTCAGGACACATCATCGATAGTCTGATTCTTCCCAAGATTCTCGATTGCATTACCGCTGCGGGTGGGGCATTCAAGATCGACCGGATCACGGTTGGCCAAGCGCGCAAAGACCCGAGCTACGCGCTATTGGAAGTGAGCGCACCGAGCGAACAACGATTGCAAGAGATTCTGGCTGTGATTGCCGATCACGGCGCAGTTACCGTTGCCGGCGCTGATTGCCGACTCGTCGCGGCCGATATGGACGGCGTATTTCCCGAGGGGTTTTACAGCAGTACCAATCAGCGCACCGAAGTGCGCCTGGGTGGGCAGTGGATCGATGTCGATTTGCAAGAAATGGATTGCGGCGTCGTCGTCGATCCGCAATCGAAAACAGCGGCGTGTCGCGCGATGACCGAAGTGAGGCGTGGCGAACTTTACATCGTCGGTCATGCCGGCACTCGGGTGCACCCGCCCGAACGGCAGCAGCAACAGCATGGCTTTGAATTCATGAACAGTCCGGTTTCAACCGAGAAGCCCAAAGGAGTGGCCATTCGGCAGGTCGCAATCGAACTGGTGCGAACCAAACAGCAAGGCGGTAAGTCGCTGCTGGTCGGTGGTCCGGCCATCGTGCATACCGGTAGCGTCGAACACGTCTGCGAACTTATTCGCCGGGGCTATATTCACCGCCTCTTTGCGGGCAATGCCCTAGCCACTCACGACATTGAGCAGTCCCTTTTCGGCACCAGCTTGGGCGTGCGGCTCGATTGTGGCGACATTGTCGAAGCGGGGCACGAGCATCACTTGCGGGCGATCAATCGCGTGCGCCGCTGGGGTGGCATCAAACCAGCGGTAGAAATGGGAGAGCTAAAGAGCGGCATCATGTACGAATGTGTCAAGTACGACGTGCCGTTCCTACTCGCCGGCAGCATTCGAGACGATGGCCCGCTGACGGATGTCGTTACTGATGCGCTCGAAGCGCAGCGAATCATGCGCGAGCAAGTTCGCGATGTGTCGTTTTGCCTGATGGTCGCCACGACATTGCACTCGATAGCGGTTGGAAATTTGCTGCCAGCTTGGGTGAAGGTCGTTTGCGTTGATATTAACCCTTCGACCGTCATCAAGCTTGGTGATCGCGGCTCGTTTCAGACGGTCGGCCTGGTAACCGATGTCGAGCCGTTCTTCCGCTCGCTCGTGGCCGAGGTCGACCGCCTGGAAAAGTCAGCATCGTGA
- a CDS encoding VOC family protein — protein MKRVEHILETCLCVDDLHAARRFYTEVLGLEVAAEQNERHLFFRVGNRMLLLFDPKESSKPLGTIPPHGTHGASHVCFGVREAELAIWHEQLLSAGVVIESVHDWPQGGRSIYFRDPAGNSLEFATPRIWGIREDTLARD, from the coding sequence ATGAAACGTGTCGAACATATTCTGGAAACTTGTCTCTGCGTCGATGACCTGCATGCAGCGCGGCGGTTCTATACCGAAGTGCTGGGGCTAGAAGTTGCCGCAGAACAAAACGAACGGCACCTCTTTTTCCGAGTGGGGAATCGCATGCTGCTGCTGTTCGATCCTAAAGAGAGTAGCAAGCCGCTGGGCACTATTCCTCCGCACGGCACTCACGGGGCCAGTCACGTTTGCTTTGGCGTGCGTGAGGCAGAACTGGCCATTTGGCACGAGCAACTATTGAGCGCGGGAGTAGTCATTGAAAGTGTCCACGATTGGCCCCAAGGGGGACGTTCGATCTATTTCCGCGATCCCGCCGGCAACAGCCTGGAATTCGCCACGCCGCGAATTTGGGGCATTCGCGAGGACACGCTTGCGAGGGACTAA
- a CDS encoding leucine-rich repeat domain-containing protein, whose translation MRTHIIVPLVVLCTCFAAAANEPAASRYFLIGNSLTWDTVPSLLSGDTQWHVDCGVNLPFIHANSAHPCVKTSTLWPNALRDKQYDVVSVQPHYGSTLAQDVETISAWMKLQPQAVFVIHSGWAKHAQRADEFASYTTPDLMVHSPAYLRALIAELQRLHPDREIRQTFAQNLLAKIAADVDAKQAPFSKLEELYRDEIHLTHDAGKYLMHNAMRKALGQPASAAGFDKIDPKVKTYLDGVLALLDTTPSDKALLTEILSSAAKVDRAALVAKLSDKDLQRKLTTLLPNIERAAEVRQSTLKLEAEIKEIGGKLICTPSGPEWLYLATGDSGMEIFETPAAIDLYNGNNPLKGKGGRNELVTDAWLERLSGLASLRKLDLANCAVQGDGLRFVGTLSGLRELNLTLTPVNDDGLKHLAGLTELRTLGLASTKCTGTGFVHLKSLNKLENVNFHFTPLNDAGLRAISQVPISGRLWFAHTHFTDEGAASLAALTQLKRCGIGSMEKASSGEAVAALVKLPLEDLSLLDNQATPRGLEHAAKIATLRRLDASHAPTVGDDSLKLLAQLPQLEELKLGNAQITDEGLQALASIKSLKKLFLSGLKKVTPAGFERLRQARADLVIEAK comes from the coding sequence ATGAGAACACACATCATTGTTCCCCTCGTCGTGCTGTGTACCTGCTTTGCTGCAGCTGCGAATGAGCCCGCCGCATCGCGCTACTTTCTGATTGGCAACTCGCTAACTTGGGACACAGTTCCGTCGCTTCTGTCGGGCGATACGCAGTGGCATGTCGACTGTGGCGTGAACTTGCCGTTCATTCATGCCAATTCTGCTCATCCTTGTGTGAAGACCTCCACGCTCTGGCCAAACGCGCTGCGCGATAAACAATACGACGTCGTCTCGGTGCAGCCGCACTACGGTTCGACGTTGGCACAGGATGTCGAAACAATCTCCGCTTGGATGAAGCTGCAGCCCCAGGCGGTATTCGTCATTCACTCCGGTTGGGCGAAACACGCGCAACGAGCGGACGAATTCGCCAGTTACACAACACCCGATCTGATGGTTCACAGCCCGGCATATCTTCGCGCACTCATTGCCGAACTGCAGCGGCTACATCCTGACCGCGAGATTCGCCAGACATTCGCGCAAAACTTACTAGCCAAGATTGCCGCCGACGTTGATGCCAAACAGGCTCCCTTCAGCAAGCTCGAAGAACTCTATCGCGACGAAATTCATCTCACACACGACGCTGGCAAATACCTGATGCACAATGCCATGCGCAAAGCACTCGGCCAGCCCGCATCGGCTGCGGGTTTCGACAAGATCGATCCCAAGGTGAAGACGTATTTGGATGGCGTGCTCGCACTGCTCGATACCACACCCTCAGATAAAGCGTTGCTGACAGAGATTTTGTCGAGTGCAGCTAAGGTGGATCGCGCCGCGCTAGTCGCCAAATTGTCTGACAAGGACTTACAGCGCAAGCTGACGACTCTGCTGCCGAACATCGAGCGGGCCGCCGAAGTGCGCCAAAGCACACTGAAATTAGAAGCCGAGATCAAAGAGATTGGTGGCAAGCTAATCTGCACCCCTAGTGGTCCGGAGTGGCTGTATCTCGCCACCGGCGACAGCGGAATGGAGATCTTCGAGACCCCCGCAGCGATTGACCTCTACAACGGCAATAACCCGCTTAAGGGAAAGGGTGGACGGAACGAGTTAGTGACCGATGCCTGGCTTGAGCGACTCTCGGGACTTGCTTCACTGCGTAAACTCGACCTGGCCAATTGTGCCGTGCAGGGAGATGGGTTGCGATTCGTTGGCACACTGAGCGGCCTCCGCGAACTCAACTTGACTTTGACACCGGTGAACGACGACGGCTTGAAACATCTCGCTGGTCTGACGGAGTTGCGCACGTTGGGACTGGCTTCGACCAAGTGCACTGGTACCGGTTTTGTCCATCTCAAGTCGTTGAACAAACTAGAGAACGTGAACTTCCATTTCACTCCCCTGAACGATGCTGGCTTGCGAGCGATCTCGCAGGTTCCCATTTCCGGCCGCTTGTGGTTTGCCCACACGCACTTTACCGATGAAGGAGCCGCCAGTCTGGCCGCCCTCACGCAACTCAAGCGTTGCGGCATTGGCAGCATGGAGAAAGCCAGTTCGGGGGAAGCAGTGGCTGCGCTAGTCAAACTCCCACTTGAAGACCTCTCTTTGCTCGACAATCAGGCCACGCCGCGGGGACTGGAACATGCGGCGAAGATTGCCACTCTCCGCCGACTCGATGCTTCGCATGCACCCACCGTCGGTGATGATTCGTTGAAGCTGCTGGCTCAACTGCCGCAACTCGAAGAACTTAAGCTCGGCAATGCTCAAATTACCGATGAGGGGTTGCAGGCGTTGGCGTCGATAAAGTCGCTGAAGAAACTGTTCCTCAGTGGCTTAAAGAAAGTCACCCCTGCCGGCTTCGAGCGTTTACGTCAGGCTCGTGCCGATTTGGTGATTGAAGCCAAGTAG